One region of Niallia sp. Man26 genomic DNA includes:
- a CDS encoding extracellular solute-binding protein — MSIFMIVVLALAGCSSSTNESASSDGKTVIKFMHLWPEGSSKAQYTIVNNIIKQYEKDHSDIKIQTEILGNEQYKDKIKVLSASNELPDVGVTWAAGYLKPFVEGNMLAPLDDKIESDFKDSFVAGTTEAYAVDGKTYGLPLELNITPVYYNKEIFEKYNLEIPETYDQFLEVVKTLVDKGVTPITLGNKDRWTGSMWYMYLADRIGGPEALANAINRSGSFEDPSLLSAAEEVKKLVDMGAFVKGFNGLSNDEAKGYFMNEQAAMYLMATWELPNYTTSPDVTDEFKEKVGYFKFPTYDGGKGDINSYVGGPGVGLFVSENSKVKEEAKDFVSYLVKEWGKHSVTDAGVIPATVVDTSNTDLDQMYIDILNDLGTASNLTLYADVQMSSSVAQVHLDMIQSLFGGQATPKEFVKKQEEALAEEE, encoded by the coding sequence ATGTCCATTTTCATGATAGTTGTCTTAGCATTAGCAGGTTGTTCTTCGTCTACAAATGAAAGCGCTTCAAGCGATGGAAAAACCGTCATTAAATTTATGCATCTATGGCCAGAAGGATCTTCAAAGGCACAGTACACAATCGTCAATAACATCATCAAGCAATATGAAAAGGATCATTCAGATATAAAAATCCAAACAGAAATTCTTGGAAATGAACAATACAAGGATAAAATCAAAGTTTTATCCGCGTCAAACGAACTTCCAGACGTTGGGGTAACATGGGCTGCTGGCTACTTAAAGCCTTTCGTGGAAGGAAATATGCTTGCACCATTAGATGATAAAATCGAAAGCGATTTTAAAGATTCGTTTGTTGCAGGGACGACAGAAGCATATGCAGTAGATGGAAAAACATATGGTTTGCCACTAGAGCTTAATATTACACCAGTCTACTATAACAAAGAAATCTTCGAGAAATACAATCTTGAAATCCCAGAAACATACGATCAGTTTTTAGAAGTAGTAAAGACTTTAGTAGATAAAGGGGTTACACCTATTACGCTTGGAAACAAGGACAGATGGACTGGATCGATGTGGTATATGTATCTTGCTGACCGTATTGGCGGGCCAGAGGCATTGGCTAATGCCATTAACCGGTCTGGAAGCTTTGAAGATCCAAGCTTGCTTAGTGCGGCTGAGGAAGTGAAGAAGCTAGTTGATATGGGAGCATTTGTGAAAGGCTTTAATGGTTTATCAAATGATGAGGCAAAAGGCTATTTCATGAATGAACAGGCAGCCATGTATTTGATGGCGACTTGGGAATTGCCGAACTACACAACAAGCCCTGATGTAACGGATGAGTTTAAGGAGAAGGTGGGCTACTTCAAGTTTCCGACATATGATGGCGGTAAAGGAGATATCAACAGCTATGTAGGCGGACCTGGAGTCGGGTTGTTTGTGTCAGAGAACTCAAAGGTGAAGGAAGAAGCAAAAGATTTTGTTTCCTATCTTGTCAAGGAGTGGGGCAAGCATTCAGTCACAGATGCTGGAGTGATTCCTGCTACTGTTGTTGACACTTCCAATACAGACCTTGACCAAATGTATATTGATATACTCAATGATTTAGGCACTGCTTCCAACTTGACTTTATATGCAGACGTACAAATGAGTTCAAGTGTTGCACAAGTCCACTTGGATATGATTCAATCCTTGTTTGGCGGTCAGGCAACTCCAAAAGAATTTGTGAAGAAACAGGAAGAAGCTTTAGCGGAAGAAGAGTAA
- a CDS encoding sugar ABC transporter permease yields the protein MKTVMSNKIAICLYVLPALLLILVLIYIPIVLTGYYGLMDWDGIGAMKFIGLDNYVQLIKDKMFWTSTYHSVLLALFSAISLIFYLVISIILASRIKGANLLRKIYLIPMLLSSVAIAQLWLKIFDPTNGMLNKLLELLGVENTPIWLADPNLVLIAIFVPIIWQYAGFYIIIYYAALKNVPEEVIEAARIDGATPLQIAYRIKLPLISGVIKVTIVLAIVGSLKYFDLIYVMTGGGPNGSSEVIASYMYKEAFKTYNFGYGSAIGFALLILCLVMTWLIQKLTASKDDVQY from the coding sequence ATGAAAACAGTCATGTCCAATAAAATCGCGATTTGCTTATACGTGCTGCCTGCCTTGCTCCTAATACTTGTGCTGATATATATTCCGATTGTCCTGACAGGTTATTACGGGCTGATGGATTGGGATGGCATCGGGGCAATGAAATTTATCGGGCTGGATAATTATGTACAGCTCATAAAGGATAAGATGTTCTGGACCAGTACGTATCATTCTGTCTTATTGGCTTTATTTTCAGCAATAAGCCTAATATTCTACTTAGTCATTTCTATTATCCTTGCCAGCAGGATTAAAGGAGCAAATCTGCTTCGGAAAATTTATCTAATTCCAATGCTGTTATCGTCTGTTGCGATTGCCCAGCTGTGGCTGAAAATATTTGATCCGACAAATGGGATGCTTAATAAATTGCTAGAGCTGCTCGGTGTAGAAAATACACCAATATGGCTGGCAGATCCTAATCTTGTACTTATCGCTATCTTTGTTCCGATTATTTGGCAATATGCAGGCTTTTATATCATTATCTACTATGCCGCATTAAAAAACGTGCCGGAGGAAGTGATTGAAGCGGCAAGAATTGATGGTGCAACACCATTGCAGATAGCCTACAGAATAAAGCTGCCGCTCATTTCAGGTGTTATTAAAGTAACGATTGTCCTCGCCATTGTCGGCTCCCTAAAATATTTTGACCTTATTTATGTCATGACAGGAGGCGGACCAAACGGCTCCAGTGAAGTAATCGCATCCTATATGTACAAAGAGGCCTTTAAGACATATAACTTTGGCTATGGCAGTGCGATTGGCTTTGCCTTACTTATCTTATGCCTTGTTATGACATGGCTTATCCAAAAATTAACGGCATCAAAAGACGATGTCCAGTATTAA
- a CDS encoding LLM class flavin-dependent oxidoreductase has protein sequence MRLGILDQSPISTNQEAQDALAASVKLAQAGEEFGYVRYWLAEHHDLPGLACSAPEVMLSYIGANTRTIRIGAGAVLLPYYRPYKVAEVYNMLATLMPNRVDLGIGRAPGGSAEASNALSPNFLQQVWAMPDSIKELLLYLDDEYSTNNEHATLSAAPVPKIPPVPWLLGTSKKSAILAGQLGLSYTFGHFMSDKDGPEIVRQYKAAFKERKEGQKAGTIVAVAAFCAETTEKAEEIALSSFIWSLQRAKGAGEGVPSIEEAKAYKLTDEESQTLASMKNKAVIGNPKEVKEQLLSLKEAYGADEIMIVTITYNPVDKINSYRLIAEELLS, from the coding sequence ATGAGATTAGGAATATTAGATCAATCGCCGATTTCCACTAATCAAGAGGCACAGGATGCTTTAGCTGCCTCTGTTAAATTGGCGCAAGCCGGAGAGGAATTTGGATATGTTCGATATTGGCTTGCTGAACACCATGATTTGCCAGGCCTTGCTTGTTCGGCACCAGAAGTGATGCTGAGCTATATCGGCGCTAACACAAGAACCATCCGCATCGGCGCTGGTGCAGTGCTGCTGCCTTATTATCGTCCGTATAAAGTAGCAGAAGTGTATAACATGCTGGCAACCTTAATGCCCAATCGCGTTGATTTAGGAATTGGACGGGCACCAGGAGGTTCTGCAGAAGCAAGCAATGCATTATCCCCAAACTTCCTCCAGCAGGTTTGGGCAATGCCTGACAGCATAAAGGAGCTGCTCTTATATTTGGATGATGAATATAGTACAAATAATGAGCATGCAACATTATCAGCAGCACCAGTTCCGAAAATCCCGCCTGTACCATGGCTGCTTGGCACAAGCAAAAAAAGCGCAATCTTAGCAGGCCAGCTCGGGCTTTCCTACACATTCGGCCATTTTATGAGCGATAAAGACGGCCCGGAAATTGTCCGGCAATATAAAGCTGCCTTCAAGGAACGAAAAGAGGGACAAAAAGCAGGAACGATTGTCGCCGTAGCTGCCTTTTGTGCAGAAACTACAGAAAAAGCGGAAGAAATCGCCTTAAGCTCCTTCATATGGTCACTGCAAAGAGCAAAAGGAGCAGGAGAAGGAGTCCCTTCAATTGAAGAAGCAAAAGCATACAAGCTAACCGATGAAGAAAGTCAAACACTTGCTTCCATGAAAAATAAAGCTGTTATTGGGAACCCGAAAGAGGTTAAAGAACAACTTTTAAGCTTAAAAGAAGCGTACGGTGCAGATGAAATCATGATTGTCACAATCACATATAATCCAGTTGATAAGATCAATTCATACAGATTGATTGCAGAGGAATTGTTATCTTAA
- a CDS encoding DUF3219 family protein, whose translation MAKQIKLDDTIIQVKSYTEEIQNDLHSIKIIFDVASDDYHEITTLLYKGAFHVTVAEKDLAFHAAIQQYSTSITNLYEKGNTGEFTLTLLETRN comes from the coding sequence ATGGCAAAACAAATCAAGCTGGATGATACTATAATCCAAGTAAAAAGCTATACAGAAGAGATCCAAAATGATCTGCATTCAATCAAAATTATATTTGATGTAGCAAGCGACGATTATCATGAAATTACTACCCTTCTTTATAAAGGAGCATTCCATGTTACAGTCGCAGAAAAAGATTTAGCATTTCACGCTGCTATCCAGCAATATTCCACCTCTATAACCAATCTATATGAAAAAGGAAATACAGGTGAATTTACGTTAACTCTACTCGAGACAAGGAACTAA
- a CDS encoding DEAD/DEAH box helicase, whose protein sequence is MNVKLTKNIIKEMCGNVSFKRGDSFVRNKKVTFQLFHSHTCKAIVHGADDFMVSIKADAAGKLEAECSCPKLASFQKDCQHVAAVLLAVYEQQLKKTAPQVVQGGEMLAMELLSIFDGAPARKSAHQRHFENRDIQKAEFICHVTESHGKRKTFAVEMTINGTALPDIYAFLQAWKVGTPYTDGEISYNPATQCFLKEADDVLSGLFAIGEDEKVNQTASGAGIAGEERQLLYLSPSSWPTVRRLLSKAPYVQLQHRGELFSDFRLSNNQLPLTFSFEHENSGSHKLAIAGMNHIELLPLYDSVVANGIIYELDSQDMQRLSELKGMLEQTGTNQIPIRPNQAEFFLEKVAPNLRKLGKVNISSQFVRTPLEAKLYLDRVNNRLLASLEFHYGPVMLNPVENRDIPAKGFFVREEEKENEILKIMKNSSFAQTDSGYILYNEELEYEFLYNTLPELKKMVQIYATTAVRNRIFKGNSFPKFRVKIKKDRINWLEFKFEMDGVPEREIKELLSALEEKRKYYRLRSGSLLSLQTREFEQIQHFLKFPELELKEEVDIFELPVTEGLSLFSDGEQGIIELDKSMKELMQTIRQPEKTDIEVPAKLQQVLKEYQKTGFKWMKTLAKYGFGGILADDMGLGKTLQSITFIASELSNIRERTQPVLVVCPSSLTYNWLQEIGKFAPDIQALVIDGAAADRKQLLKELAGIDVVITSYPLLRKDIHLYETIAFHTAFFDEAQAFKNAGTQTAKTVKRIRADQRFALTGTPVENSLEELWSLYYIVFPQLFRTLKEYANLSKKQISQRIKPFLLRRLKEDVLMELPGKEEWEEAVDLLPEQKKLYGAYLAKLRHDTLKHLDKATLRKNRIRILAGLTRLRQICCHPALFVDGYNGKSSKLEQLMQIIEESKQAGRRVLIFSQFTKMLELIGRELAIEGLPFFYLDGNTPSEERVDLCRRYNAGERDYFLISLKAGGTGLNLMTADTVILYDTWWNPAVEEQAADRAHRIGQENVVQVIKLLAKGTIEEKIHELQEKKRHLVDEIINTDEAVLSSITEEELRSLLL, encoded by the coding sequence ATGAATGTAAAGCTTACGAAAAACATCATAAAAGAAATGTGTGGCAATGTCTCCTTCAAGCGAGGGGATTCTTTTGTGAGAAATAAAAAAGTCACATTTCAACTCTTTCATTCACATACATGCAAAGCGATTGTACATGGAGCAGATGATTTTATGGTGAGTATAAAAGCAGATGCTGCAGGGAAATTGGAGGCAGAATGCTCTTGCCCCAAACTGGCGTCCTTTCAAAAGGACTGTCAGCATGTGGCCGCTGTTTTGCTTGCTGTTTATGAGCAGCAGCTGAAAAAAACTGCTCCGCAAGTGGTGCAGGGTGGTGAAATGCTCGCAATGGAGCTTTTGTCCATTTTTGATGGTGCGCCTGCAAGAAAGAGCGCTCATCAGCGCCATTTTGAGAATCGAGATATTCAGAAGGCTGAGTTTATTTGTCATGTAACGGAGTCTCACGGGAAAAGAAAAACCTTTGCAGTTGAAATGACCATAAATGGCACAGCCTTGCCGGATATTTATGCGTTTTTACAGGCATGGAAAGTAGGAACCCCTTATACAGATGGAGAAATTTCCTATAATCCAGCTACACAATGCTTTTTGAAGGAAGCCGATGATGTGTTAAGCGGGCTGTTTGCAATCGGTGAGGATGAAAAAGTCAATCAGACAGCAAGCGGTGCCGGAATTGCAGGAGAAGAAAGACAGCTGTTGTACTTATCGCCTTCTTCCTGGCCTACTGTTCGTCGCCTGCTTTCGAAGGCACCATATGTACAATTACAGCATAGAGGCGAGTTATTTTCTGATTTCCGCCTTTCCAACAACCAGCTGCCGTTAACATTCTCATTCGAGCATGAAAACTCAGGTTCCCATAAGCTTGCTATAGCAGGAATGAACCATATAGAATTACTGCCCTTATATGATTCGGTAGTAGCAAACGGAATAATATATGAATTAGACAGCCAGGATATGCAAAGGCTGTCCGAATTAAAAGGCATGCTGGAGCAGACTGGCACAAATCAAATTCCAATCCGCCCGAACCAGGCGGAATTTTTTCTTGAAAAGGTAGCGCCTAATTTAAGAAAACTCGGCAAGGTGAATATAAGCAGCCAATTTGTGCGGACGCCGCTTGAAGCAAAGCTGTATTTGGACCGTGTCAACAACCGGCTGTTAGCAAGCCTGGAGTTTCACTATGGGCCTGTAATGCTTAATCCTGTTGAAAACAGGGATATACCTGCAAAAGGCTTTTTTGTCAGGGAAGAAGAAAAGGAAAATGAGATCCTTAAAATCATGAAAAACAGCTCGTTTGCACAAACTGACAGCGGCTATATTCTTTATAATGAAGAGCTAGAGTATGAATTCTTATATAATACTCTCCCAGAGTTGAAGAAAATGGTGCAAATATATGCAACAACAGCAGTGCGCAACCGAATCTTTAAAGGCAACAGCTTCCCGAAATTCAGAGTGAAAATAAAAAAAGACCGCATTAATTGGCTGGAATTTAAGTTTGAAATGGATGGCGTACCAGAAAGAGAAATTAAAGAGCTGCTGTCTGCACTTGAAGAAAAACGAAAATACTACCGGTTGAGAAGCGGATCACTCTTGTCTTTACAGACTAGAGAATTCGAACAAATCCAGCATTTTTTAAAGTTTCCAGAGCTAGAGCTGAAGGAGGAAGTTGATATTTTTGAACTTCCCGTTACAGAAGGTTTGTCGTTATTTTCAGATGGAGAGCAGGGCATTATCGAGCTGGACAAATCGATGAAAGAGCTTATGCAAACAATCCGTCAGCCAGAAAAAACAGACATTGAAGTGCCTGCCAAGCTGCAGCAAGTCTTGAAAGAATATCAGAAAACAGGATTTAAATGGATGAAAACCCTTGCTAAATATGGGTTTGGAGGAATATTGGCAGATGATATGGGGCTTGGGAAAACATTGCAAAGCATCACATTTATCGCCTCAGAGCTTTCCAATATCAGAGAAAGAACACAGCCTGTATTGGTAGTTTGTCCATCATCCTTAACATATAATTGGCTTCAGGAAATAGGGAAGTTTGCTCCTGATATTCAAGCACTTGTGATTGACGGCGCTGCTGCTGACAGGAAGCAGCTGCTGAAAGAGCTTGCTGGCATTGATGTTGTGATCACTTCTTATCCGCTGCTGCGCAAGGATATTCATTTGTATGAAACAATCGCCTTTCATACGGCATTTTTTGATGAAGCACAAGCCTTTAAGAATGCAGGGACACAGACGGCAAAGACAGTGAAGCGAATTCGTGCAGACCAGCGCTTTGCCTTGACAGGAACTCCGGTGGAAAACTCACTTGAAGAGCTTTGGTCATTATATTATATTGTTTTTCCGCAGCTGTTCAGAACATTGAAAGAGTATGCGAATTTGTCGAAAAAACAAATCTCGCAGAGAATTAAGCCATTTTTGCTGCGCCGTCTTAAAGAGGATGTCTTAATGGAACTCCCTGGTAAGGAAGAATGGGAGGAAGCTGTTGATTTGCTGCCAGAACAGAAGAAGCTTTATGGTGCATATTTAGCAAAACTTCGCCATGATACACTTAAACATCTAGATAAAGCAACACTTCGAAAAAATCGCATACGAATTTTAGCAGGCTTGACGAGATTGAGACAAATCTGCTGCCATCCTGCCTTATTTGTCGACGGCTATAACGGTAAATCGTCCAAGCTGGAGCAGCTTATGCAAATCATAGAGGAGTCAAAGCAGGCAGGCAGGAGAGTACTGATTTTTTCTCAGTTTACTAAAATGCTCGAATTGATTGGAAGAGAACTCGCAATAGAAGGTCTGCCGTTCTTTTATCTGGACGGAAACACTCCCTCTGAAGAGCGAGTTGACTTGTGCCGCCGCTATAACGCTGGCGAAAGAGATTACTTTTTAATCAGCCTGAAGGCAGGTGGAACAGGCCTCAATTTAATGACAGCAGATACAGTCATCCTTTATGATACTTGGTGGAATCCTGCTGTTGAGGAGCAGGCTGCTGACCGCGCCCACCGGATTGGTCAGGAAAACGTCGTCCAAGTAATCAAGCTGTTAGCAAAAGGAACCATTGAAGAGAAAATACATGAGCTGCAGGAAAAGAAACGGCATTTAGTCGATGAAATAATCAATACAGACGAAGCGGTGCTCTCTTCCATTACGGAAGAGGAGTTGCGAAGCCTGCTTCTGTGA
- a CDS encoding histidine kinase: MLRLLKNWNTMRNQILIVFLSVMFIVLLIVSILIFNQVSSLLKNNAEKQIKQVAVEANGRLESLYEQINMASKLVVTNDKVQKLLTKEYDKKEVPFLELQQLMGTVNTITANSDGIFSFQLFTNEEHRILPLDDANAPLKLRDIWVEMAKREKGRLVWIGEDPNDPNYFLAIRRVNLMDRNYANGGYILISIYKEYFQFVNKDLTNKTNQYSLLLDKSLEPIITDYDKPLPSIIHNEKSTVQINSRDYMATREVSEITGWTVLILTPVTALTSGISVLRSSILISGLIGLLVFFICSLFLSTIITRPINRLTETMRHASSESLALNPKLPSVNEINELNSTYNQLVNETNHLIKMVYQKEIIRSRSELKAIQAQINPHFLFNTLNALHWSLEDKMEDELAETVVAMSNLFRYTITNSPDDEWVYLKDELNHINDYMEIMKMRFGDDLKWRIEMDTVYELVKVPKFLIQPLVENSVIHGAGNKIGVCTIIITVTLASNRQGLLVTVEDDGMGITEENLEKIKTGMDIGGITSINGKGMAISNVHKRLKLYYQEDGQKGLEIKSKRNKGTVVSFEIPIVGGDQECIQKLS, encoded by the coding sequence ATGCTTAGGTTGTTAAAAAACTGGAATACGATGCGAAATCAAATATTAATTGTTTTTCTATCTGTCATGTTTATTGTGTTATTAATTGTAAGTATCTTAATATTCAACCAAGTATCGTCTCTGTTAAAAAACAACGCAGAAAAACAAATCAAACAAGTGGCTGTGGAGGCTAATGGAAGACTTGAATCACTGTATGAGCAGATTAACATGGCTTCAAAGCTTGTTGTTACAAACGACAAAGTGCAAAAGCTGCTGACGAAGGAATATGACAAAAAGGAAGTGCCATTTTTAGAGCTGCAGCAATTGATGGGAACAGTTAACACCATTACAGCAAACTCTGATGGCATTTTTTCGTTCCAGCTTTTCACGAATGAAGAGCATCGTATCCTGCCTCTTGATGACGCAAATGCTCCCCTTAAATTAAGGGATATCTGGGTGGAGATGGCAAAGAGAGAAAAGGGAAGACTAGTTTGGATCGGTGAGGATCCGAATGACCCTAATTATTTTCTTGCAATCAGAAGAGTTAATTTAATGGACAGGAATTATGCAAATGGCGGATACATCCTCATCAGCATTTATAAAGAGTATTTTCAGTTCGTCAACAAGGATTTAACTAATAAAACAAACCAGTATTCCTTACTGCTTGATAAGTCTCTTGAGCCGATTATAACCGATTATGATAAGCCGCTTCCGTCCATCATACATAATGAAAAATCAACTGTACAAATAAATAGTCGGGATTATATGGCAACAAGAGAGGTATCGGAAATCACTGGCTGGACAGTCCTTATCTTAACACCTGTAACTGCCTTAACAAGCGGAATTTCTGTTCTCCGTTCAAGTATCTTAATCTCAGGGTTGATTGGTCTGCTCGTTTTTTTTATTTGCTCGTTATTTCTGTCTACCATTATTACAAGACCAATAAACAGGCTGACAGAAACGATGAGACATGCTAGTAGTGAATCTCTTGCGTTAAACCCAAAGTTGCCTTCTGTTAACGAAATAAATGAATTGAATAGTACCTATAACCAGCTTGTGAATGAGACAAACCATTTGATAAAAATGGTATATCAAAAGGAAATTATCAGAAGCCGCAGTGAATTGAAAGCTATTCAAGCACAGATTAACCCACATTTTCTCTTTAATACGTTGAATGCCCTTCATTGGTCGCTGGAGGACAAAATGGAGGATGAGCTTGCAGAGACTGTCGTTGCAATGTCCAATCTCTTTCGTTATACAATTACGAACAGTCCAGATGACGAATGGGTTTACTTGAAGGATGAACTAAATCATATCAACGATTATATGGAAATCATGAAAATGCGCTTCGGAGACGATTTAAAATGGCGCATAGAGATGGATACAGTATATGAACTGGTTAAAGTGCCTAAATTCTTGATACAGCCATTAGTAGAAAACTCTGTTATTCATGGTGCAGGAAACAAAATAGGAGTTTGCACCATTATCATAACTGTTACATTAGCAAGCAACAGACAAGGTTTGTTGGTTACTGTAGAAGATGACGGTATGGGAATCACCGAAGAGAATCTAGAGAAAATCAAGACAGGGATGGACATTGGAGGGATTACCTCCATTAACGGCAAAGGAATGGCGATTTCTAATGTCCATAAAAGGCTTAAGCTCTATTATCAGGAGGATGGACAGAAAGGACTGGAAATAAAGAGTAAGCGAAACAAAGGGACAGTTGTTTCCTTTGAAATTCCGATTGTAGGGGGAGACCAGGAATGTATACAAAAACTATCCTAA
- a CDS encoding response regulator → MYTKTILIVDDEPMARQGIKRTLDAWATEEWQILAASNGIEAIELVKKHKIHILITDIRMPQITGIKLLQEIKVQNLTPVAIVISAYSEFEYAQEALRLGVINYLLKPVSKKKLIDAVEDAIQRETKQTRAEIMEKVMDEKLLKINMKENTAKEPVREAVRYIDKNLKTELSLKLVAEHVHLNPSYLSVLFKEQMKVTFSEYITRRRIEHAKEILIATNQPITDIAEECGYKTSKYFIKIFRELEGVTPSMYRRTNSVRAF, encoded by the coding sequence ATGTATACAAAAACTATCCTAATTGTTGATGATGAACCAATGGCAAGGCAGGGAATAAAGAGGACGCTTGATGCTTGGGCAACTGAAGAATGGCAAATACTTGCAGCATCAAATGGGATTGAAGCGATTGAGCTTGTCAAAAAACACAAGATTCATATATTAATAACAGATATTCGTATGCCCCAAATTACCGGCATTAAACTTTTGCAGGAAATAAAAGTACAGAACTTAACACCTGTAGCTATTGTCATCTCTGCCTATTCTGAATTTGAATACGCACAGGAAGCACTCCGTTTAGGTGTCATTAATTATTTGCTCAAGCCTGTCAGCAAAAAGAAATTGATTGATGCAGTGGAAGATGCCATCCAAAGAGAAACAAAGCAAACAAGAGCAGAGATAATGGAAAAAGTTATGGACGAAAAACTCCTCAAAATCAACATGAAAGAAAACACAGCAAAGGAACCAGTCAGAGAAGCTGTCCGCTATATTGACAAAAATTTAAAGACAGAGCTGAGCTTAAAGTTAGTTGCTGAGCATGTCCATTTAAATCCAAGCTATTTAAGTGTCCTTTTCAAGGAACAGATGAAGGTAACTTTCAGTGAATATATAACAAGACGCAGAATTGAACATGCTAAAGAAATACTGATTGCTACTAATCAACCAATCACAGATATTGCGGAGGAATGCGGCTATAAAACTTCTAAGTATTTCATTAAGATTTTTCGTGAGTTAGAAGGTGTCACACCAAGCATGTACAGACGGACAAATAGTGTAAGAGCTTTCTGA
- a CDS encoding methyltransferase domain-containing protein, with translation MKTQEFIYTISYHEDEADVCQLEMRSLFSAENITNFVESTLEIDPSRSPFIKGRIDIKAANESFEELLTDVQKIGLEEDSYKVVFIKGTGNIPFTERKRMERVAGACIKGNVNLHNPDKIYAIMFGNGSWIFGDYQESTSVWLAHQGKPNQYSTALSTRLARAVVNIAVPHPSGTKAIDPCCGIGTVLIEALSMGIDIVGSDINPLVTGKARENIAHFQLNGEVLLQDIKDVTGKYDAAIIDMPYNLCSVLPYEEKLSMLKSARRFAKKAVIVSIEEVDDAILQAGFTIVDRCIAKKGNFKRHVLVCS, from the coding sequence TTGAAAACACAAGAATTTATATACACGATTTCTTATCACGAGGATGAGGCAGATGTTTGCCAGCTGGAGATGCGCTCGCTTTTTTCAGCAGAAAATATTACGAATTTCGTGGAAAGCACACTCGAAATTGATCCAAGCAGGAGCCCGTTTATCAAGGGAAGAATCGATATTAAAGCAGCAAACGAAAGCTTTGAAGAGCTGCTGACAGATGTTCAGAAAATCGGACTGGAGGAAGACTCCTATAAAGTTGTGTTTATTAAAGGAACTGGAAATATTCCCTTTACCGAGAGAAAAAGAATGGAAAGAGTCGCAGGCGCTTGTATTAAAGGTAATGTGAATCTGCATAACCCTGACAAAATATATGCCATTATGTTTGGCAATGGCAGCTGGATATTTGGCGATTATCAGGAAAGCACATCCGTTTGGCTTGCACATCAAGGCAAGCCGAATCAATATTCAACAGCGTTAAGCACAAGATTGGCAAGAGCTGTTGTCAATATTGCCGTACCACATCCTTCAGGAACTAAGGCAATTGATCCTTGCTGTGGTATCGGAACGGTGCTCATCGAAGCATTGTCAATGGGTATCGATATAGTTGGCAGTGATATAAATCCACTTGTTACAGGCAAGGCACGAGAAAATATTGCTCATTTCCAACTGAACGGAGAGGTTCTGTTACAGGATATCAAGGATGTGACAGGAAAGTATGATGCCGCTATTATTGATATGCCTTATAATCTTTGTTCTGTTCTTCCATATGAAGAGAAGCTGTCTATGCTTAAGAGTGCAAGACGATTTGCGAAAAAGGCTGTTATCGTATCAATTGAAGAAGTAGACGATGCAATTCTTCAAGCAGGATTTACAATTGTCGACCGCTGCATTGCTAAAAAAGGCAATTTTAAAAGGCATGTTCTAGTATGTAGCTGA